The following coding sequences lie in one Arachis ipaensis cultivar K30076 chromosome B05, Araip1.1, whole genome shotgun sequence genomic window:
- the LOC107643998 gene encoding RING-H2 finger protein ATL46-like isoform X1: MHQNWIFEHTHLKMARIHHHIQQKDGYLSYYYPPPPPLPPLLPPPYLSTPSTSSSASSSSSSSSSSPSSGTRISPAVLFIIVILAVLFFISGVLHLLVRFLMKHPSSSASAQSNRNHEISTSDALQRQLQQLFHLHDSGLDQAFIDALPVFQYKEIVGLKEPFDCAVCLCEFSEKDNLRLLPMCSHAFHISCIDTWLLSNSTCPLCRGTLLTPGFSMENPMFDFDDLREDEGWPCDGENGCTNRQKKVVVEEINDEKRGIFPVRLGKFRKMDVETGEEGGVVGETSSSNLDARRCFSMGSYQYVVANSELRIALNHDRSDCKLRLAAEGKQHSEKAALEGDMDAKNIRSVSKGESFSVSKIWLWPKKGKFSSSSEAHIGMPSYLNSDMPRMREAEEA, from the coding sequence ATGCACCAAAATTGGATTTTTGAGCACACCCATTTGAAGATGGCAAGGATTCACCACCATATTCAACAAAAAGATGGTTACTTGAGCTACTACtaccctccaccaccaccactaccaccactaTTACCGCCACCATATTTGTCCACACCTTCAACATCTTCTTCagcttcatcttcatcttcatcttcatcttcatcaccaTCTTCTGGTACTAGGATTAGTCCTGCTGTTCTTTTCATCATAGTAATTCTTGCAGTTTTATTCTTCATCTCTGGTGTCCTCCATCTGCTTGTTAGATTTCTCATGAAGCACCCTTCTTCATCTGCATCTGCTCAATCTAATAGAAACCACGAGATTTCAACCTCTGATGCACTACAAAGACAATTACAGCAGCTTTTCCATCTGCATGATTCTGGTTTGGATCAGGCCTTCATCGACGCGCTTCCGGTTTTTCAGTATAAGGAGATTGTGGGGCTGAAGGAGCCAtttgattgtgctgtttgtctgTGTGAGTTTTCTGAGAAGGATAACCTCAGGTTGTTGCCTATGTGCAGCCACGCGTTTCACATAAGTTGTATAGACACATGGCTTCTTTCGAATTCCACTTGCCCTCTTTGTAGAGGGACACTCCTTACTCCGGGGTTTTCGATGGAGAATCCAATGTTTGATTTTGATGATTTGAGGGAAGATGAAGGGTGGCCTTGTGATGGTGAAAATGGATGTACAAATAGGCAGAAGAAAGTTGTGGTTGAAGAAATCAATGATGAGAAAAGGGGAATTTTCCCCGTAAGGCTCGGTAAATTCCGGAAGATGGATGTGGAGACTGGTGAGGAGGGTGGAGTAGTAGGAGAGACAAGTAGCAGTAATTTGGATGCAAGAAGGTGTTTTTCAATGGGATCTTATCAGTATGTTGTGGCCAATTCAGAACTCAGGATAGCCTTGAATCATGACCGGAGTGATTGCAAATTGAGGCTTGCTGCCGAAGGAAAACAACATTCTGAGAAGGCTGCATTGGAAGGGGATATGGATGCAAAGAACATTAGGAGTGTGAGTAAAGGTGAGAGCTTTTCAGTGTCCAAAATCTGGTTGTGGCCAAAGAAGGGAAAGTTTTCAAGTTCTTCCGAGGCTCATATTGGCATGCCTTCTTATCTTAATTCAGACATGCCTAGGATGAGGGAAGCAGAAGAAGCATGA
- the LOC107643998 gene encoding RING-H2 finger protein ATL46-like isoform X2 codes for MKHPSSSASAQSNRNHEISTSDALQRQLQQLFHLHDSGLDQAFIDALPVFQYKEIVGLKEPFDCAVCLCEFSEKDNLRLLPMCSHAFHISCIDTWLLSNSTCPLCRGTLLTPGFSMENPMFDFDDLREDEGWPCDGENGCTNRQKKVVVEEINDEKRGIFPVRLGKFRKMDVETGEEGGVVGETSSSNLDARRCFSMGSYQYVVANSELRIALNHDRSDCKLRLAAEGKQHSEKAALEGDMDAKNIRSVSKGESFSVSKIWLWPKKGKFSSSSEAHIGMPSYLNSDMPRMREAEEA; via the coding sequence ATGAAGCACCCTTCTTCATCTGCATCTGCTCAATCTAATAGAAACCACGAGATTTCAACCTCTGATGCACTACAAAGACAATTACAGCAGCTTTTCCATCTGCATGATTCTGGTTTGGATCAGGCCTTCATCGACGCGCTTCCGGTTTTTCAGTATAAGGAGATTGTGGGGCTGAAGGAGCCAtttgattgtgctgtttgtctgTGTGAGTTTTCTGAGAAGGATAACCTCAGGTTGTTGCCTATGTGCAGCCACGCGTTTCACATAAGTTGTATAGACACATGGCTTCTTTCGAATTCCACTTGCCCTCTTTGTAGAGGGACACTCCTTACTCCGGGGTTTTCGATGGAGAATCCAATGTTTGATTTTGATGATTTGAGGGAAGATGAAGGGTGGCCTTGTGATGGTGAAAATGGATGTACAAATAGGCAGAAGAAAGTTGTGGTTGAAGAAATCAATGATGAGAAAAGGGGAATTTTCCCCGTAAGGCTCGGTAAATTCCGGAAGATGGATGTGGAGACTGGTGAGGAGGGTGGAGTAGTAGGAGAGACAAGTAGCAGTAATTTGGATGCAAGAAGGTGTTTTTCAATGGGATCTTATCAGTATGTTGTGGCCAATTCAGAACTCAGGATAGCCTTGAATCATGACCGGAGTGATTGCAAATTGAGGCTTGCTGCCGAAGGAAAACAACATTCTGAGAAGGCTGCATTGGAAGGGGATATGGATGCAAAGAACATTAGGAGTGTGAGTAAAGGTGAGAGCTTTTCAGTGTCCAAAATCTGGTTGTGGCCAAAGAAGGGAAAGTTTTCAAGTTCTTCCGAGGCTCATATTGGCATGCCTTCTTATCTTAATTCAGACATGCCTAGGATGAGGGAAGCAGAAGAAGCATGA